The Echinimonas agarilytica genomic sequence CTAACATTGTGCCGCCACGGTTAATCACATCAGAAACAGAACGGCGTGTTAGCAACTCAATGTTGTCTTCATACAGGCCCTGATAACCATCGTAAATTCCGTAGACTTCGAGGTTCTCTGACAATGCTCCTCGCACCACGCCGCGAATTGCCGCGTTCATTCCTGGGGAGTCTCCACCACTGGTCAGTACACCAATCTTCTTAATCATGGTTTTCCTCTATAACAAGCTCTTAAATAAAAAATCTTAAAATTCGATACCGCAAATTGAAGCAAATTGCGTATGCCTAGACCCATGTAATTATGAATTTTTGAGTCGCCGTAGGCTGATCAGTATAGCGTGCAGTTTATGATCAAATTTTGACTTTTGCAGTATAGGCGTAACTTTTAATGTTTTAAGTCTGGGTATTGTAATTATTTTCGGACGCATATCATCCACATACGGTTGATCTGGTTCAAGTAAAGTTGTAATTATCGCGATATTTACTATGTGGATGCGGTTTCACAAAGGGAGGTACGACGAATTAACTTCAAATGAGTCACATTTTTCGTGACTGTCACAAAGGATTATTTTGACTTTTTAAGGATACGGATTTATCTAAGATTAGGTACAAATTGTTATTTGGATTTTGGAGTTCATTGAACGATGACGAACAATATAAGAGCGACCTTTGGGGCGCTGTTTCAAGATTTAAAAAACTACCCGTATGGCTTTTCTCGATCAGGTGATTTTTCAATCAAAGAAAGTCAGGTGCTCGAATCAAACGGTCGTAAAATGGCCGCTTTTGCCGACGGTTTAGTGCAACCCCAAGACAATGAAGAAACTCGATTGGTTCAGGTGATTCGAGGCGAGGTTCCGGCAGAAACATTGCTTGAACGCGTTTGGATGAAATATCAAAACCGCATCAATCGGCCACACGTGAGTGCGTTGTCTTCGAAGTCAGTCAGTACTGACTCCGATGTGGATGATTCCGTGACGATTGATGATGACGAGGACTTAACCTAACCCACAGACGGCTAAACAATAGTGATTGATGCAGCTTTGACTTAACTAGGAAGCTGCGTCATGTCTACTGATTTTTGAGCGAGTTGGGCGAATACGGCAGCGCCAATGATACCCGCTTGGTTCAGCGATTCTGCCGTCACAACAGGCGCATTGACCGAGATAGCGTCGGCAAACTTGTCGAACTTCTTGCTCGCACCTCCACCGAGTATAAATACATCGGG encodes the following:
- the maoP gene encoding DUF413 domain-containing protein gives rise to the protein MTNNIRATFGALFQDLKNYPYGFSRSGDFSIKESQVLESNGRKMAAFADGLVQPQDNEETRLVQVIRGEVPAETLLERVWMKYQNRINRPHVSALSSKSVSTDSDVDDSVTIDDDEDLT